The proteins below come from a single Mycobacterium parmense genomic window:
- a CDS encoding alpha/beta fold hydrolase encodes MITDKAHERTVTVAGKPIFVAEMGSGPNVVMLHGGGPGASGLSNYARNVDALAAHFRLIVPDLPGYGRSAKGLDQADPFGYLADTVRGLLDELGVGIAHLVGNSYGGAAALRLALDTPQRVGRLVVMGPGGIGTTRSLPTAGLRSLLSYYGGDGPSRDKLATFIRTYLVHDGAAVPDELVDLRYLASIDPDVIAAPPLRRPSGPTALRTLWRMDLTRDRRLKALAKPTLILWGRDDRVNRPSGGPMLLNLMPDAELMMTPRTGHWMQWERAELFNRVVIEFLERER; translated from the coding sequence GTGATCACCGACAAAGCGCACGAACGCACCGTCACGGTCGCGGGAAAGCCAATCTTCGTCGCCGAAATGGGTTCTGGTCCAAACGTTGTCATGTTGCACGGCGGCGGCCCCGGCGCCTCGGGGCTGTCGAACTACGCCCGCAACGTCGACGCCCTCGCGGCGCATTTTCGCCTCATCGTGCCCGACCTGCCCGGCTACGGCAGATCGGCCAAGGGGCTCGACCAGGCGGATCCCTTCGGCTACCTCGCGGACACGGTCCGTGGCCTGCTCGACGAACTCGGCGTCGGCATCGCGCACCTGGTCGGCAACTCCTACGGAGGCGCGGCGGCGCTGCGCCTCGCGCTTGACACCCCGCAGCGCGTCGGCAGGCTCGTGGTGATGGGGCCGGGCGGGATCGGCACTACCAGAAGCCTTCCCACCGCCGGCCTGCGAAGCCTGCTGTCCTACTACGGCGGCGACGGCCCCAGCCGCGACAAGCTCGCCACCTTCATCCGCACCTACCTCGTGCACGACGGCGCCGCGGTGCCCGATGAACTCGTCGACCTGCGCTACCTGGCATCCATCGACCCGGACGTGATCGCCGCCCCGCCGCTGCGCCGCCCGTCCGGCCCGACGGCGCTGCGCACGCTGTGGCGGATGGATCTCACCCGCGACCGGCGGCTCAAGGCCCTCGCGAAGCCGACGCTGATCCTGTGGGGCCGTGACGACAGGGTCAACCGGCCGTCCGGTGGCCCCATGCTGCTCAACCTGATGCCCGACGCCGAGCTGATGATGACGCCGCGCACCGGCCATTGGATGCAGTGGGAACGCGCCGAACTGTTCAACCGGGTGGTCATCGAGTTCCTGGAGCGCGAGCGGTGA
- a CDS encoding amidohydrolase family protein: MLRIDTHHHAIPAFYREALSKAGVDESRNRGLPEWSPEGSLHAMAELGVGTALLSVSTPGTAFLPAVPDACALARDLNDYLAELVAAQPDRFGFFATLPMPHVRESVDEVIRAVDGLGADGVVLLANSAGTYLGAEGQDELFAALDARSAVVFVHPADLPGPAVDGVPPFATDFLLDTTRAAYLLVRNGIRRKYPNIRFILSHAGGFVPYASHRMAVSIMGDTAGSPTDILDDFAGFYFDTALSSSAAALPSLLAFARPGHVTFGSDWPFAPVVAGKLFAAGLETYPGCTAESRGAIERTNALALFPRLGTAPPPPDGSAFDRLRHTAGRVLMRGVARLVSTR, encoded by the coding sequence ATGTTGCGGATCGACACCCATCATCACGCCATCCCGGCCTTCTACCGGGAAGCGCTGTCGAAGGCCGGCGTGGATGAGTCCCGCAACCGGGGCCTGCCGGAGTGGAGCCCGGAGGGGTCGCTGCACGCCATGGCCGAGCTGGGCGTCGGCACCGCGCTGCTGTCGGTGTCCACGCCGGGCACCGCGTTTCTGCCGGCAGTGCCCGACGCGTGCGCCCTGGCGCGAGACCTGAACGACTATCTCGCCGAACTCGTTGCGGCTCAACCAGATCGGTTCGGTTTTTTCGCGACCCTGCCCATGCCGCACGTGCGCGAGTCCGTCGACGAAGTGATCCGGGCCGTTGACGGGCTCGGCGCGGACGGCGTTGTGCTGCTTGCCAACAGCGCGGGCACCTATCTGGGCGCGGAGGGTCAGGACGAGCTGTTCGCCGCGCTGGATGCGCGCTCGGCGGTGGTGTTCGTCCACCCCGCCGACCTGCCGGGCCCCGCGGTCGACGGCGTCCCGCCGTTCGCCACCGACTTCCTGCTCGACACGACACGAGCGGCATATCTGTTGGTGCGCAACGGGATACGTCGCAAGTATCCGAATATCCGGTTCATTCTCAGCCACGCGGGCGGTTTCGTGCCATACGCCTCGCACCGGATGGCGGTCAGCATCATGGGAGACACCGCAGGCAGCCCGACGGACATCCTGGACGATTTCGCCGGCTTCTACTTCGACACGGCGTTGTCCTCGAGCGCCGCCGCGTTGCCGAGCCTGCTGGCCTTCGCCAGGCCGGGACACGTGACGTTCGGCTCCGACTGGCCGTTCGCGCCCGTTGTGGCCGGGAAGCTGTTCGCCGCCGGCCTGGAAACCTACCCCGGTTGCACCGCCGAGTCGCGTGGGGCGATCGAGCGCACCAACGCGCTGGCGCTGTTTCCGCGGCTCGGCACGGCGCCGCCGCCGCCTGACGGGTCCGCGTTCGATCGGCTACGCCACACCGCCGGCCGGGTGCTCATGCGGGGCGTCGCGCGACTGGTCAGCACCCGCTGA
- a CDS encoding TetR/AcrR family transcriptional regulator, whose product MEQSPKRRRRVDGEASRNRILDAATEIASERGYEGTSIALVSAKCGLPASSIYWHFKDKDDLIAAVIERSFAQWLSAWQLPPDGAPQDRLIAVALQIAKALLDSPDFLRLGLMLALERRPVEPRAREMFLGVREQAFGTLATAIGELMPGLTAAQVHQVATYAIAGADGLFVAKEIGGDSVDLPALFEMHAVALYQCAARMAASP is encoded by the coding sequence ATCGAGCAGTCACCCAAGAGGCGACGCCGCGTCGACGGCGAGGCCTCCCGCAACCGCATCCTGGACGCCGCGACCGAAATCGCCAGCGAACGCGGTTACGAGGGCACCAGCATCGCGTTGGTGAGCGCCAAGTGCGGCCTGCCCGCCAGTTCCATCTACTGGCACTTCAAGGACAAGGACGACCTGATCGCCGCGGTCATCGAACGCAGCTTCGCGCAATGGCTTTCGGCATGGCAGCTGCCCCCGGACGGCGCGCCGCAAGACCGCCTGATCGCAGTGGCCCTACAGATCGCCAAGGCGCTGCTGGACTCCCCCGATTTCCTGCGGCTCGGCCTGATGCTGGCCCTGGAGCGCCGGCCCGTGGAACCGCGGGCACGCGAGATGTTCCTCGGCGTGCGCGAACAGGCGTTCGGAACCCTCGCCACCGCCATCGGCGAACTGATGCCCGGCCTGACCGCCGCGCAGGTCCATCAGGTGGCCACCTACGCGATCGCGGGCGCCGACGGCCTGTTCGTGGCCAAAGAGATCGGCGGTGACTCCGTCGACCTGCCCGCGCTGTTCGAGATGCACGCGGTCGCCCTTTATCAATGTGCCGCGCGGATGGCCGCGTCCCCCTGA
- a CDS encoding haloalkane dehalogenase, whose product MYVLRTPDSRFENLEGYPFVANYLDVAASDTRRLRMHYLDEGSIEGPPIVLLHGEPTWSYLYRTMIPPLTDAGYRVLAPDLIGFGRSDKPSRIEDYTYLRHVEWVTSWFERLNLRDVTLVMQDWGSLIGLRIAAEQSDRIARLVVANGFLPTAQRPVSPAFHVWRAFARYSPVLPAGRIVGAGTLRWVSPKVRAGYDAPFPDKTYQAGARAFPLLVPTSPGDPAVPANRAAWDALGRWDKPFLAIFGARDPVLGRADRPLIKHIPGASGQPHARINASHFIQEDCGPELAERVLAWQQALR is encoded by the coding sequence ATGTATGTGCTGCGAACCCCAGACTCCCGATTCGAAAACCTGGAGGGTTACCCGTTCGTAGCGAACTACCTCGACGTGGCCGCAAGCGACACGCGCCGGCTGAGGATGCACTACCTCGACGAGGGCTCGATCGAAGGGCCGCCGATCGTGTTGCTGCACGGCGAGCCGACCTGGAGCTATCTGTACCGCACGATGATCCCGCCGCTGACCGACGCCGGTTACCGCGTGCTGGCGCCCGACCTGATCGGGTTCGGCCGCTCGGACAAGCCGAGCCGGATCGAGGATTACACCTACCTTCGCCACGTCGAGTGGGTGACCTCGTGGTTCGAGCGTCTCAACCTGCGGGACGTCACCCTGGTCATGCAGGACTGGGGATCGCTCATCGGGCTGCGCATCGCCGCCGAGCAGAGCGACCGCATCGCGCGGCTGGTGGTGGCCAACGGCTTCCTTCCCACCGCGCAGCGACCCGTCTCGCCGGCGTTCCACGTCTGGCGCGCGTTTGCCCGCTACTCGCCCGTGCTGCCCGCCGGTCGCATCGTCGGCGCCGGAACCCTCCGCTGGGTCAGCCCCAAGGTGCGGGCCGGTTACGACGCGCCGTTCCCCGACAAGACCTATCAGGCGGGGGCCCGCGCATTCCCGCTACTGGTGCCCACCTCGCCCGGCGACCCCGCCGTCCCGGCCAACCGGGCCGCGTGGGATGCGCTGGGGCGCTGGGACAAGCCATTTCTGGCCATCTTCGGAGCGCGCGACCCCGTCCTTGGTCGGGCCGACCGTCCCCTGATCAAGCACATTCCCGGCGCGTCGGGCCAGCCGCACGCCCGGATCAATGCCAGCCACTTCATTCAGGAGGACTGCGGCCCCGAGCTGGCCGAGCGCGTGCTGGCGTGGCAGCAGGCGCTGCGCTGA
- a CDS encoding VOC family protein produces MRPSVFGKVRLGYVVVESEKLGEWRRFGRDALGLHLDDALPGALRFRLDDSRCRVLVRRGPAEDVTALGWQLDDDQTLDAVLARVRQHGVSATDGTAAEAALRGAERLARFPGPNGLAQEVFTRARADSAPLRMAMTGGFVTGAAGMGHVAVTTTKPHQVHGYYHTVFDARLSDYIDETIGGLKFKIRFLRVNERHHTVAVAAVNRMRLNPIRTRVQHVNIQVADLDDLTAAYRRVKQLGFRIALGVGQHTNDRELSFYAVTPSGFEWEVGWNPIVVDEHTWKPTTHQGISSWGHAPQGHTIVETLTRVRAGAASLLHNEDVVPALAGAGIPSTDR; encoded by the coding sequence GTGAGGCCGTCGGTGTTCGGCAAAGTCCGCCTGGGCTACGTCGTCGTGGAGAGCGAAAAGCTCGGCGAATGGCGACGATTCGGGCGTGACGCGCTCGGCCTGCACCTCGACGACGCGCTGCCCGGCGCCCTACGTTTCCGGCTCGACGACAGCCGGTGCCGCGTCCTGGTGCGGCGGGGCCCCGCCGAGGACGTAACCGCGCTCGGCTGGCAGCTCGACGACGACCAGACGCTCGACGCCGTACTGGCCCGGGTCCGGCAGCACGGCGTGTCCGCGACGGACGGCACGGCGGCCGAAGCGGCCCTGCGTGGCGCGGAGAGGCTGGCCCGATTCCCGGGGCCGAACGGCCTCGCCCAGGAGGTCTTCACGCGCGCGCGGGCTGACAGCGCGCCGCTGCGGATGGCGATGACGGGCGGATTCGTCACCGGCGCGGCGGGCATGGGCCATGTCGCCGTCACCACCACCAAGCCCCATCAGGTGCACGGCTACTACCACACCGTGTTCGACGCGCGGCTCTCGGATTACATCGACGAGACCATCGGCGGCCTGAAGTTCAAGATTCGCTTTCTGCGGGTCAACGAGCGCCACCACACCGTTGCCGTCGCCGCGGTCAACAGGATGCGGTTGAACCCGATCCGGACCCGCGTGCAGCACGTCAACATTCAGGTCGCCGACCTCGACGACCTGACCGCCGCCTACCGGCGGGTCAAGCAGCTCGGCTTTCGCATCGCGCTCGGCGTGGGGCAGCACACCAACGACCGGGAGCTGTCGTTCTACGCCGTCACGCCCTCGGGTTTCGAGTGGGAGGTGGGCTGGAACCCGATCGTCGTCGACGAGCACACCTGGAAACCGACCACGCACCAAGGGATCAGCAGCTGGGGTCACGCCCCACAGGGGCACACGATTGTCGAGACGCTGACCCGGGTCAGGGCCGGCGCCGCGTCGCTGTTACACAACGAGGACGTAGTTCCCGCCCTAGCCGGTGCGGGAATCCCGTCCACTGATCGCTGA
- a CDS encoding bifunctional 3-(3-hydroxy-phenyl)propionate/3-hydroxycinnamic acid hydroxylase → MEDSNRVPVYDVAVIGYGPTGATAANLLGRLGLNVVVVERDPDVYGRARAISTDEEVMRIWQSVGLADRLQRDMLADRPLAWVDAAGVPFIETTMTPRNCGHPPQQFLYQPAVDRVLREGVERFAGVEVLLEHECLRVVNGEECVELMLADLRTDTLRRLRASYVVAADGGSSPTRGLLGVGYTGRTYTERWVVIDAKVIREWEGHDRLRFHCNPDRPTVDCPTPLGHHRWEYPARPGEDERKLVTDAAVWEVLGEQGVTDDQVKILRAVIYSHHVRVADRWRVGRVFLAGDAAHAMPPWIGQGMSAGVRDAANLCWKLATVVRGHAPDSLLDTYQIERKPHVTTVTRRAVRNGRVITERNKVLAFLRNHLLRNVTRIPGVLAAGQKLIWIPEARYRAGFFAAEGHPAVGWQLPQPWVTDPGGGRVRLDDALGGGWAVLHLGAAPHGADRWQRLGATSLAVTGGRPRAGAVRDDDGSLTRWLRGKKAAAVVVRPDGFVFAAARAGGPLPAPPATLVALSPTAPVTPIGVLT, encoded by the coding sequence ATGGAAGATTCGAATCGGGTGCCGGTGTACGACGTCGCGGTGATCGGCTACGGTCCGACGGGCGCCACCGCCGCCAATCTGCTTGGGCGCCTCGGACTCAACGTTGTCGTCGTCGAACGCGACCCCGATGTGTACGGGCGGGCGCGGGCCATCTCCACCGACGAGGAGGTCATGCGGATCTGGCAGTCCGTCGGCCTCGCCGACCGTCTGCAACGCGACATGCTTGCCGACCGGCCGTTGGCCTGGGTCGACGCCGCCGGAGTGCCCTTCATCGAAACCACCATGACGCCGCGCAACTGCGGGCACCCGCCGCAGCAGTTCCTCTATCAGCCCGCCGTGGACCGAGTGCTGCGCGAGGGCGTCGAGCGGTTCGCAGGCGTCGAGGTGTTGCTCGAACACGAATGCCTGCGGGTCGTCAACGGCGAGGAGTGCGTCGAACTGATGCTGGCCGACCTGCGGACCGACACGCTCAGGCGTCTCCGAGCCTCCTATGTGGTCGCCGCCGACGGCGGGTCGTCACCGACCCGCGGTCTGCTCGGGGTCGGGTACACCGGCCGCACTTACACCGAACGGTGGGTCGTCATCGACGCCAAGGTGATTCGCGAGTGGGAGGGCCACGACCGCCTGCGGTTCCACTGCAATCCGGACCGACCGACCGTGGACTGCCCCACGCCGTTGGGGCACCACCGCTGGGAGTATCCGGCCCGCCCCGGTGAGGACGAGCGCAAGCTCGTCACTGACGCGGCGGTATGGGAGGTGCTGGGAGAACAGGGCGTGACCGACGATCAGGTGAAGATTCTGCGGGCCGTCATCTACAGCCACCACGTGCGCGTCGCCGACCGGTGGCGCGTCGGCCGGGTCTTCCTCGCCGGCGACGCGGCCCACGCCATGCCGCCGTGGATCGGACAGGGGATGTCGGCCGGCGTGCGCGACGCGGCCAATTTGTGTTGGAAGCTCGCCACGGTGGTCCGCGGGCACGCCCCCGACTCGCTGCTCGACACCTATCAGATCGAACGCAAGCCGCACGTCACCACCGTCACTCGCCGGGCGGTGCGCAACGGCCGGGTCATCACCGAACGCAACAAGGTCCTGGCGTTCCTGCGAAATCATCTGCTGCGCAACGTGACCCGCATACCCGGTGTGCTCGCGGCCGGGCAGAAGCTGATCTGGATCCCAGAGGCGCGGTACCGGGCCGGGTTCTTTGCGGCCGAGGGGCATCCCGCGGTGGGCTGGCAGCTGCCCCAGCCCTGGGTCACCGACCCCGGTGGAGGGAGGGTGCGCCTGGACGACGCCCTCGGCGGGGGGTGGGCGGTGCTGCACCTCGGCGCGGCGCCGCACGGCGCCGACCGGTGGCAGCGGCTGGGGGCGACCTCGCTGGCCGTCACCGGCGGGCGGCCGAGGGCAGGTGCGGTCCGCGACGACGACGGCTCGCTGACCCGTTGGCTCCGCGGCAAGAAGGCCGCCGCGGTCGTCGTCCGCCCGGACGGGTTCGTGTTCGCCGCCGCCCGCGCGGGAGGGCCGCTGCCCGCACCGCCGGCGACCCTCGTCGCCCTGTCGCCAACCGCGCCCGTCACCCCGATCGGAGTCCTCACGTGA